The nucleotide window AAGCCCAAACGCTCCAGTTCCTCCAAAGCCCTCCAGCCCGCCAAGCGGAGCTTCGAGGGCTTGGTGCGTGAACTGAAAACGTTCATCACTGAAAGCCGCCGACAGATTGTCCGCGCGGTGGATTTTGCCCAGGTGCAGACCTGCTGGGGCGTGGGGCGTTACATTGTGGAGTTTGAGCAAGGCGGGGCTTCAAAATCTGAATATGGTTCCAAACTTCTACCCAGGCTGGCGGACTCCCTCATGGTTGATTTTGGAAAGGGCTTCGATGCATCTAACCTGAATAAGATGAGGCAGTTTTACCTCGCTTTCCCAATTTTGGACACAGTGTGTCCAAAATTGAGCTGGAGTCATTACCGCATACTTTCGCGCATCAATGACAGCAAAGCTCGTGACTGGTATATCCAAGAGGCGACCGCGCAAAATTGGAGCGTCCGCGCTCTCGACCGCCAGATCAACCGCCTCTACTATGAGCGGCTGCTTTCCAGCAGGGACAAAAAGGCCGTGAAGGCAGAGGCGGAGAAGAAAATAGCCGAGTTACCGCCATCGCCGAAGGACTTCATTCGTGATCCTGTGCTGCTGGAGTTTTTGGGGCTGCCGGAAACCGGGAGGCTGCTGGAATCGAATCTCGAACAACGGCTCATCGACCACTTGCAGAGCTTCCTTCTCGAGCTGGGCAAAGGATTTGCCTTCATCGGACGCCAAGTGCGGGTGAGCACGGAGACGAAGGACTTCTACATCGATCTCGTCTTCTATAACTACCTCCTGAAGTGCTTCGTGATCTTCGATTTGAAGCCACGCGAGCTGCGGCACGAGGACATCGGCCAGATGGACATGTATGTGCGCATGTATGACGAGCTGCATCGAGGCAAGGGAGACAATCCCACCGTTGGCATCATCCTCTGCGCCGCGAAAGACGCCTCCATCGCCAAATACTCAATCCTCAACGGCAGCGAAAAGCTCTTCGCCTCTCGCTACACGCTCGTGCCGCCCAGCGAAGAGGTGCTGCGCCTCGAATTGATCCGCGAGCAGCGGTTGCTGGAAAATTGTACCGTATCAAAAAGCAAGAACTCAATGCGTTCTAGGAAGGGGGGATTGAAGGCATGATATTCATGGCTGACTTCACTTTTTCCGACTTAGCTAGGATCATTGCTATTCTCTTTCTGACGGCATTTTACGGGGCGGTTCTTTGGTCTATTTGGGAATCCTGGCCTCACCTGCGATCTAAAGCATTCAGAAATTCAGCCCCAAAATTGGTGTTTTTATTTTTGCTTTGTGTTTTTGGAGCTGCCATTCGGATTCCTGGTTTGGGTTGGGCACATGACATTTACACATCCAAGATGGTGTATGGCAAGTTTATGCTCATGCCTGCATCTACGAATATAGTGAATTCCGAGTCTAGTTTCACAGGCGATGGCACTTGGGCTAATGTGGTGCAATTGCCTGAAAGCTATTGGTCATGGCTCGCTGAACATGAGTTTGACCTTATCGGCAAATATCCTCTAGGATGGTCGCCTGAGTGGGAAACCACCAAGTGGCAAAAGACGCCAACAACCGGAAAGGCATTGGAAATCGCAAACTATCTTAGCGGTGATGGCAAACGCCATCAAATCGGCCATTTGATTGCCTGGGCAGCGACTCAAGAAGGAGGCTACTTCACCTATTCAGAAGATCCCAAAAAAGGTTATCGTCGTTATGTTTCATTTCGACTTCTCATTCCAGCTTCAAAGCAGGCCGTTTCCATTTTTCAAAAGATCTGACGCGTTAATTTTTCTCCCATCCTTTCATGCAAGACTCCAACACACGCCCCATCTCCGTCGCCGACGAAGTCAAGAATAGCTTCCTCGACTACTCGATGTCCGTCATCATCTCTCGCGCTCTGCCGGATGTTCGAGATGGCCTCAAACCCTCCCAGCGGCGCATTCTTTATGCGATGCATGAGCTGTCGCTCTACCCGCCGAAGAAGCATGTGAAGTGCGCGAAGATCGCGGGTGACACCTCGGGTAACTACCATCCGCACGGCGAGGCGGTCATTTATCCGACGCTCGTCCACATGGGGCAGGAATGGGCCATGCGGGAGACGCTGATCGACCCGCAGGGGAACTTCGGCAGCGTGGAAGGCGATCCTCCGGCTGCGATGCGTTATACGGAGGCCCGCATGACACACCTCGGTGGCGCTTTGATGCAGGACATGGACAAGGACACGGTCGATTTCGTCCCGAACTACGACGAACGACTCACGGAGCCCACCGTCTTCCCGGCGGCGTTTCCGAACCTGCTCGTCAATGGCGGTACGGGCATCGCGGTCGGTATGGCGACGAATATGCCGCCGCATAATCTGGGCGAAGTCGTCGATGCGGTTTGTGCGCAGATCGACAATCCAGCAATCACCACGCCGGAGCTGATGGCGCATGTCAAAGGGCCGGATTTCCCCACGGGATGTACCATCATGGGCACCTCTGGCATCCGCGAATACATGGAAACGGGTCACGGCAGCGTGCGCATCCGCGGTCAGGCTGAAATCGTGGAAAACGGCAATCGCGAGCAGATCGTGATCACCGAGATCCCCTACAACGTGAACCGTGCGGAGCTGGAAAAGAAGATCGCCGAGCTCGCGAACGAAAAAATCATCCCTGAGATCAGCGGCGTGCGAAATGAGTCCGATGAGAACTCGCGTCTCGTCGTCGATTTGAAGAAAGATGCGCGTGCGCAGGTGGTGCTGAACAATTTGTACAAGCACACCGAGCTAGAGGCCTCCTTCAGCGTCCACATGCTGGCCATCGACGGCAACAGGCCGCGAGTTTTCGGCATCAAAGACGCCATCGGCTGCTACATCGAGCACCGTCGTGAGGTGATCATCCGCCGCACGAAGTTCCTGCTCGGAAAAGCCGAGGTACAGGCCGAAAAGCTAGAGGCCTTCCTCCTCGCGCTCGGTCATCTGGATGATTTCATCAAAATCATCCGCGATAGCCGGAACCGCGATGAAGCCCGCGCTGGATTGCGTGCCTACACCTTCCCCGTCGCGACGGCGGAGCAGCTCGGCATCCTGATTCGCGGCCAGCCTAGCATCCAGGATGGGCGCTATGTCTTCACGGAGAAGCAGGTCGATGACATCCTGGAACTGCGCCTCTACCAGCTCACTGGCATGGAGCGTGACAAGGTGAAAGCCGAATACGACGCCATCCTGGCCACGATCAAGGATTTGCTCGACATCCTGGCCAGCGAGCACCGCGTGCTCACCATCATCAAAGACGAGCTCCAGGTCATCAAAGCAAAGCACGCCACACCGCGCCTCACACGCATCGAGGCAGTCTCCGGCGAGATCGAGAGTGTGGACCTCATCCCGAACGAAACGGCCATCGTGACCATGACACACATGGGCAGCATCAAACGCACGCCCACCGCCGAATACCGACTGCAAGGACGCGGTGGAAAAGGCCTCAAAGGCATGGAAACCCGCGAATCGCAGAGCGAGGAGGATGCGGACGACTTCGTCGAGCATCTCTTCAGTGCCCAACTGCACGACTTCTTGCTCTTTTTCACCAATACAGGCCGCATGTATGTGGAGCGCGTGTACCAGATCCCACAGGCCACCCGCACAGGAAAGGGCCGCAGCATCAAAAATGTGCTCAACCTGCGTTCCGAGGAGAAAATCGCCTCCGTGCTCATTTTGAAGGCTCAGGGAGCTGAGGATGATGCGATGTGGGCAGCGGACAAATACGTCCTTTTTGCCACCAAAGACGGCACGGTGAAGAAAACCGCCCTCGAAGAGTTCAAAAACTACCGCAAAGACGGCATCATCGCCATCAAGCTCGATGAGGGCAATGACTTGGTCGATGTGGTGCTCACCGATGGCACGAAGGAAGTCTGCCTCGTCACGCATGAGGGCATGTGCGCCCGCTTCCACGAAACGGGTGACAATCCTGAGTCTCCGAATCTGCGCCCAATCGGCCGTGCCACCGCAGGTGTGCGTGGCATCACGCTCGATGCAGATGACTTCCTGGTGAGCTGCATCACCAAAGAGCCTGAGACGATGGTGCTCGTCGTGAGTGAGAACGGACTCGGCAAGCGTACCGGCTTTGATGAATACCGACTCCTGACCAATCGCGGTGGCAAAGGTGTGACCACGATGAATGTCACCGAGAAGACCGGCAAAGTCGTCGCAGCGCTCGCGGTGAAGGAAACGGATGAACTCATGCTCATGACTAGCAAAGGCCAGAGCGTGCGCATCAAAGTCAGCCAAATCCGCGAAACGGGCCGCAATGCCCAAGGCGTGAAGCTCATGACGCTGAATGAAGGCGAGACAATTCAAGACGTGGCCACCGTCGTCGCAGAGGAACTGGAAGTCGCCGCCGAGGTGACGAGCACCGAAGAAGGGGCTCCCACAGATGGAGAAACGACACCAGAGGCCTCAGCTCCTGAAGCGGATGCAGCAGCGCCTGCCGCATCCTGAGCCACTCACTTCACTTGATAGCGACCCTCGCTCACGCTGACTAGCGGTGGGCGATGGGTCCGCTCGAAGGCGTCGTGGATGACTCGGAGGTCATTCCAGAAGCTGAGCCAGGGGCTTTTATCGCTCGCGGCTTGTTCGATTCGCTGAGGTGTCATGCGAAAAGGAAAGGCGTGCAGCGAGATGGTGGTCTGGCCGTTATTCAATGAGGCTTCGATGATGAGGTAGATTTCTTCGATGACGGGGTCCGTCATGGCAAAGCAGCCGATGCTGACCTGATCGCCATGCACCATGATGAGGCTGCCCGTGCGGCCATGGTGGCGATCGAGAGCGTCCGGATAACCGATATTGAAGGCGAGGTGGTAGTTGCTGGCGGGATTGAGCTGGCCGCGTGTGATGCCGTAGCAGCCCTCAGGGGCCTGCATGTCGCCTTCTTTTTGTTTCGGACCGAGTCCGCCCGAAAAAACAGCGATGGGATAGGTGCGAAAGAGCTTCCAGGCTCCTGAGGCACTTTTCAGCCAGAGCTCG belongs to Verrucomicrobiaceae bacterium and includes:
- a CDS encoding DUF1016 family protein, which encodes MVRELKTFITESRRQIVRAVDFAQVQTCWGVGRYIVEFEQGGASKSEYGSKLLPRLADSLMVDFGKGFDASNLNKMRQFYLAFPILDTVCPKLSWSHYRILSRINDSKARDWYIQEATAQNWSVRALDRQINRLYYERLLSSRDKKAVKAEAEKKIAELPPSPKDFIRDPVLLEFLGLPETGRLLESNLEQRLIDHLQSFLLELGKGFAFIGRQVRVSTETKDFYIDLVFYNYLLKCFVIFDLKPRELRHEDIGQMDMYVRMYDELHRGKGDNPTVGIILCAAKDASIAKYSILNGSEKLFASRYTLVPPSEEVLRLELIREQRLLENCTVSKSKNSMRSRKGGLKA
- the gyrA gene encoding DNA gyrase subunit A; this encodes MQDSNTRPISVADEVKNSFLDYSMSVIISRALPDVRDGLKPSQRRILYAMHELSLYPPKKHVKCAKIAGDTSGNYHPHGEAVIYPTLVHMGQEWAMRETLIDPQGNFGSVEGDPPAAMRYTEARMTHLGGALMQDMDKDTVDFVPNYDERLTEPTVFPAAFPNLLVNGGTGIAVGMATNMPPHNLGEVVDAVCAQIDNPAITTPELMAHVKGPDFPTGCTIMGTSGIREYMETGHGSVRIRGQAEIVENGNREQIVITEIPYNVNRAELEKKIAELANEKIIPEISGVRNESDENSRLVVDLKKDARAQVVLNNLYKHTELEASFSVHMLAIDGNRPRVFGIKDAIGCYIEHRREVIIRRTKFLLGKAEVQAEKLEAFLLALGHLDDFIKIIRDSRNRDEARAGLRAYTFPVATAEQLGILIRGQPSIQDGRYVFTEKQVDDILELRLYQLTGMERDKVKAEYDAILATIKDLLDILASEHRVLTIIKDELQVIKAKHATPRLTRIEAVSGEIESVDLIPNETAIVTMTHMGSIKRTPTAEYRLQGRGGKGLKGMETRESQSEEDADDFVEHLFSAQLHDFLLFFTNTGRMYVERVYQIPQATRTGKGRSIKNVLNLRSEEKIASVLILKAQGAEDDAMWAADKYVLFATKDGTVKKTALEEFKNYRKDGIIAIKLDEGNDLVDVVLTDGTKEVCLVTHEGMCARFHETGDNPESPNLRPIGRATAGVRGITLDADDFLVSCITKEPETMVLVVSENGLGKRTGFDEYRLLTNRGGKGVTTMNVTEKTGKVVAALAVKETDELMLMTSKGQSVRIKVSQIRETGRNAQGVKLMTLNEGETIQDVATVVAEELEVAAEVTSTEEGAPTDGETTPEASAPEADAAAPAAS
- a CDS encoding murein L,D-transpeptidase, producing MVLLLGLWLHPATQPYARLAMRRMTFAALTLPYPLPPESKTWKTMSAAQRLTDVKKRLQGPLEAELAKSGLQLGQAAYIRLFKESSEFELWLKSASGAWKLFRTYPIAVFSGGLGPKQKEGDMQAPEGCYGITRGQLNPASNYHLAFNIGYPDALDRHHGRTGSLIMVHGDQVSIGCFAMTDPVIEEIYLIIEASLNNGQTTISLHAFPFRMTPQRIEQAASDKSPWLSFWNDLRVIHDAFERTHRPPLVSVSEGRYQVK